A window from Drosophila yakuba strain Tai18E2 chromosome 3L, Prin_Dyak_Tai18E2_2.1, whole genome shotgun sequence encodes these proteins:
- the LOC6532682 gene encoding cell division control protein 6 homolog — protein MAAVRRSTRLSSISKSAAASPLPQSTQTPRRSEVWKRRQPKKVLADSDEEEEVEVVTAIYDLTSTVSENNENRNVLNKMDKIPRRRNSQVQVAQVEHPKTPRSTKKTAQSAGSSRAKRMQENREATARFLESEQDLEEVDPLHGSPPKQRKLQPLPQHLISPSRLLDRLSIDERQEEEEVEAPIHKTDKAEQQQKHVAKDQPKPRPKQLEDPLALKQLEKPATKQQEKLPSKQQEKLPSKQQEKPATKQQEKPATKQQEKPATKQQNKTQIKEQNQSETNEETLQNSQPSPSRNKYQNARRVLNSAETQNLPGRESQLQELREFFSSHLESQTSGSLYVSGQPGTGKTACLSLLLRDPDFSKRLQRVYINCTSIASVGAVYKKLCTELQLKVSGRTERDHLEAIQRHLKTAKRMLLLVLDEIDQLCTSRQEVLYTIFEWPALPSSRILLVGIANSLDLTDRALMRLNARCELKPRLMHFPPYSKQQIVEIFKSRLAEAEVLDVFPPVTLQLLAAKVSAISGDVRRALDIGRRVVEIAEQQKRDGEKEFNMKALQLEGKDAEEAREKQDTLKPVQVTQVAAVLNKVYGASQNLEEDIEASFPLQQKLMLCTLVLMLRNERNKDISMGRLHEVYRRVCAKRNILALDQAEFTGTVDLVETRGILRIMRKKEPRLHKVLLQWDEEEVHAALSDKQLIASILSDTGCLSK, from the exons ATGGCTGCTGTACGCCGCTCCACGCGTCTGAGTAGCATCAGCAAGTCAGCCGCCGCCTCTCCGCTGCCGCAGTCGACGCAGACGCCGCGTCGCTCGGAAGTTTGGAAACGCAGGCAGCCGAAAAAAGTGCTTGCCGATagcgacgaggaggaggaggtggaggtggttACGGCGATCTATGACCTGACCAGCACCGTTTCAGAGAACAACGAGAACCGCAACGTGCTCAACAAAATGGACAAGATACCCAGGCGCAGGAACTCGCAGGTGCAGGTGGCTCAAGTGGAGCACCCAAAGACGCCACGCAGCACAAAGAAAACAGCCCAATCAGCTGGCAGTTCGCGGGCCAAACGAATGCAGGAGAACCGCGAGGCCACCGCTAGATTCTTGGAAAGCGAACAGGATCTCGAAGAGGTGGACCCGCTTCATGGATCGCCGCCCAAGCAGAGGAAGCTGCAGCCACTGCCACAACACCTGATCAGTCCTTCGCGGCTGTTGGACAGGCTCAGCATCGACGAGCGccaggaggaagaggaggtgGAGGCACCGATACACAAGACTGACAAGgctgagcagcagcagaaacatgTGGCCAAGGACCAGCCAAAGCCACGACCAAAACAGCTGGAGGACCCATTAGCACTAAAGCAGCTGGAGAAACCGGCAACTAAACAGCAGGAGAAACTTCCATCAAAGCAGCAGGAGAAACTTCCATCAAAGCAGCAGGAGAAGCCTGCAACAAAGCAGCAGGAGAAACCTGCAACTAAGCAGCAGGAGAAGCCTGCAACAAAGCAGCAGAATAAAACCCAAATCAAAGAGCAAAACCAATCCGAAACCAATGAGGAAACCCTCCAGAATAGCCAGCCCTCTCCCTCCCGCAACAAATACCAAAACGCCAGACGAGTGCTCAACAGCGCCGAGACGCAAAACCTGCCAGGACGTGAGTCGCAGCTTCAAGAGCTCCGTGAATTCTTCAGCAGTCACCTGGAAAGTCAGACATCCGGCAGCCTCTATGTCTCCGGGCAGCCAGGAACAGGAAAGACCGCCTGCCTATCGCTGCTGCTAAGAGATCCCGACTTCTCCAAGCGTCTGCAACGTGTGTACATCAACTGCACCAGCATAGCCAGTGTGGGAGCAGTATACAAGAAGCTATGCACCGAACTGCAGCTCAAAGTCAGCGGTCGCACAGAAAGAGATCACTTGGAGGCCATACAGCGTCACCTGAAGACGGCCAAGCGAATGCTCTTGCTTGTGCTGGACGAGATCGATCAGCTGTGCACCAGCAGGCAGGAGGTGTTGTACACAATCTTCGAGTGGCCAGCTCTTCCCAGCTCTAGGATACTGCTCGTGGGCATTGCCAATAGTTTGGATCTCACAGATCGTGCGCTAATGCGCCTGAATGCCAGGTGCGAACTAAAGCCCAGACTGATGCACTTTCCGCCCTACTCCAAGCAGCAGATCGTGGAGATATTCAAGTCGCGTCTCGCTGAGGCGGAGGTGCTGGACGTCTTTCCACCCGTCACcctgcagctgctggccgCCAAGGTGAGTGCGATCAGCGGAGATGTGCGTAGGGCCCTGGACATTGGACGACGGGTAGTCGAGATAGCCGAGCAGCAGAAGCGCGATGGCGAAAAGGAGTTCAATATGAAGGCCCTGCAGCTGGAGGGCAAGGATGCGGAGGAGGCCAGGGAAAAGCAAG ACACTCTGAAGCCCGTTCAGGTCACCCAAGTGGCAGCAGTGCTGAACAAGGTCTACGGAGCCTCACAGAATCTGGAGGAGGACATCGAGGCATCCTTCCCGCTGCAGCAGAAGCTGATGCTGTGCACCctggtgctgatgctgcgCAACGAGCGCAACAAGGACATCAGCATGGGTCGCCTGCACGAGGTCTACAGAAGAGTGTGTGCCAAACGCAACATCCTGGCCCTGGACCAAGCGGAGTTCACTGGCACTGTGGACCTGGTCGAGACGCGTGGCATTCTGCGGATCATGCGCAAGAAGGAGCCGCGCCTGCACAAGGTTCTGCTGCAGTGggacgaggaggaggtgcATGCGGCCCTCAGCGACAAACAGCTGATCGCCTCGATCCTC